The Kluyvera intermedia genome window below encodes:
- the glgC gene encoding glucose-1-phosphate adenylyltransferase, whose amino-acid sequence MVRLEHNDPLMLARQLPIKSVALILAGGRGSRLKDLTNKRAKPAVHFGGKFRIIDFALSNCLNSGIRRIGVITQYQSHTLVQHIQRGWSFFSEEMNEFVDLLPAQQRMHGENWYRGTADAVTQNLDIIRRYKAEYVVILAGDHIYKQDYSRMLIDHVEKGARCTVACIPVPIEEAPAFGVMAVDENERIIDFIEKPTNPPAMPGDPTKSLASMGIYVFDADYLYELLEQDDNDENSSHDFGKDLIPKITKAGAAYAHPFPLSCVQSDPQSEPYWRDVGTLEAYWKANLDLASVTPELDMYDQHWPIRTHMESLPPAKFVQDRSGSHGMTLNSLVSGGCIISGSVVVQSVLFPRVRVNSFCNIDSAVLLPDVWVGRSSRLRRCVIDRACVIPEGMVIGEDAEEDARRFHRSEEGIVLVTREMLRQLGYKQER is encoded by the coding sequence ATGGTTAGGCTAGAACACAACGATCCCTTAATGCTGGCTCGCCAGTTACCCATCAAATCTGTCGCCCTGATTCTGGCTGGCGGACGCGGCTCGCGACTGAAAGATCTGACCAATAAACGCGCCAAACCGGCCGTCCACTTTGGTGGCAAATTCCGTATTATTGACTTCGCGCTGTCGAACTGCCTGAACTCCGGGATCCGCCGTATTGGCGTGATCACCCAGTATCAATCGCATACGCTGGTGCAGCATATCCAACGCGGATGGTCATTCTTTAGCGAAGAGATGAATGAATTTGTCGATCTGCTACCCGCTCAACAGCGTATGCACGGTGAAAACTGGTATCGCGGTACTGCGGATGCGGTAACCCAGAACCTTGATATTATTCGCCGCTACAAAGCGGAATATGTGGTTATCCTGGCAGGTGACCATATCTACAAACAAGATTACTCGCGCATGCTTATCGACCATGTCGAAAAAGGCGCGCGCTGCACCGTGGCGTGCATCCCTGTGCCCATTGAAGAGGCACCGGCGTTCGGCGTGATGGCGGTAGATGAGAATGAAAGGATCATCGACTTCATCGAAAAGCCGACCAATCCGCCGGCGATGCCGGGTGATCCGACCAAATCTCTCGCCAGCATGGGTATCTATGTCTTTGATGCAGATTACCTTTATGAGTTGTTGGAGCAAGATGATAACGATGAAAACTCCAGCCACGATTTCGGCAAAGATTTAATTCCCAAAATTACCAAAGCTGGCGCGGCTTATGCACATCCTTTCCCACTGTCTTGCGTGCAGTCTGACCCGCAGTCTGAACCGTACTGGCGTGATGTGGGTACGCTGGAAGCTTACTGGAAAGCCAACCTCGACCTGGCATCTGTGACGCCTGAACTGGATATGTACGACCAGCACTGGCCGATCCGGACGCATATGGAATCACTGCCTCCGGCGAAGTTCGTTCAGGACCGCTCGGGCAGCCATGGGATGACTCTGAACTCGCTGGTGTCTGGCGGCTGTATTATTTCCGGTTCCGTAGTAGTGCAGTCGGTGCTGTTCCCTCGGGTGCGCGTGAACTCATTCTGTAACATTGATTCGGCAGTCTTATTGCCAGACGTTTGGGTTGGGCGCTCCTCGCGTCTGCGCCGTTGCGTGATTGACCGTGCTTGTGTGATCCCTGAAGGGATGGTGATTGGTGAGGATGCGGAAGAAGATGCGCGTCGTTTCCACCGGTCGGAAGAGGGGATTGTGCTGGTGACGCGCGAAATGCTGCGTCAACTAGGGTACAAACAGGAGCGATGA
- the glgB gene encoding 1,4-alpha-glucan branching enzyme, which yields MSDRIDRDVINALIAGHFADPFSVLGMHRTESGLEVRALLPDATDVWVIEPKTGRKIGKLECIDARGFFCGILPRRKNFFRYQLAVVWHGQQNLIDDPYSFGPLLKDLDAWLLSEGTHLRPYETLGAHADTMDGITGTRFAVWAPNAHRVSVVGQFNYWDGRRHPMRLRRESGIWELFIPGAHNGQLYKFEMIDANGTLRVKADPYAFEAQMRPDTASLICGLPPKVVQTEERKKANQLDAAISIYEVHLGSWRRHTDNNFWLSYRELADQLVPYAKWMGFTHLELLPINEHPFDGSWGYQPTGLYAPTRRFGTREDFRYFIDATHAAGLSVILDWVPGHFPSDDFALAEFDGTNLYEHSDPREGYHQDWNTLIYNYGRREVSNFLVGNALYWVERFGIDALRVDAVASMIYRDYSRKAGEWIPNEFGGRENLEAIEFLRNTNRVLGEQVPGAVTMAEESTDFPGVSRPSDMGGLGFWFKWNLGWMHDTLDYMKLDPIHRQFHHDKMTFGMLYNHTENFVLPLSHDEVVHGKKSILDRMPGDAWQKFANLRAYYGWLFAFPGKKLLFMGDEFAQGREWNFDGSLDWHLLEGGDNWHNGVQRLVRDLNHTYRHHKAMHELDFDEYGFEWLVVDDHERSVFAFVRRDKAGNEIIVVSNFTPVLRHGYRFGINQPGRWREVLNTDSGHYHGSNAGNGGEVRSDDIESHGRAQSLSLTLPPLSTVWLVREGD from the coding sequence ATGTCCGATCGTATTGATAGAGACGTGATTAACGCGCTGATTGCAGGTCATTTTGCGGACCCTTTCTCTGTATTGGGGATGCACCGAACGGAATCAGGACTGGAAGTCCGGGCGTTACTGCCTGATGCGACCGACGTATGGGTGATTGAACCTAAAACCGGGCGTAAAATCGGCAAACTGGAGTGCATAGACGCTCGCGGTTTCTTTTGTGGCATCCTGCCGCGTCGTAAAAATTTCTTCCGTTATCAGTTGGCTGTCGTCTGGCATGGCCAACAGAATCTTATTGATGATCCCTATAGCTTTGGCCCACTGCTTAAGGATTTAGACGCATGGTTGCTGTCTGAAGGTACCCACTTGCGGCCCTACGAAACGCTGGGCGCACATGCGGATACCATGGACGGCATCACCGGGACGCGCTTTGCCGTTTGGGCACCGAACGCCCATCGAGTATCGGTTGTCGGCCAGTTCAACTACTGGGACGGCCGCCGTCATCCAATGCGGCTGCGTCGGGAGTCCGGTATTTGGGAGTTGTTTATCCCCGGCGCGCACAACGGTCAGTTGTACAAGTTCGAAATGATCGATGCGAACGGCACCTTACGCGTGAAGGCTGACCCGTATGCTTTTGAGGCGCAAATGCGCCCGGATACGGCCTCGCTGATCTGCGGCCTGCCGCCGAAAGTGGTGCAGACCGAAGAACGCAAAAAGGCTAACCAGCTTGATGCCGCTATCTCTATCTACGAAGTCCACCTCGGTTCCTGGCGCCGTCATACTGACAACAATTTCTGGTTGAGCTACCGGGAGCTTGCGGATCAATTAGTCCCGTATGCCAAATGGATGGGATTCACCCATCTGGAACTGTTGCCGATTAACGAACACCCGTTCGATGGTAGCTGGGGTTATCAGCCAACCGGGCTGTATGCACCGACCCGCCGTTTCGGCACCCGTGAAGATTTCCGCTACTTTATCGATGCGACCCATGCCGCCGGGCTCAGTGTGATCCTCGATTGGGTGCCAGGGCACTTCCCGTCGGATGACTTCGCGCTGGCGGAATTTGACGGGACCAACCTCTACGAGCATAGCGACCCGCGCGAAGGCTACCACCAGGACTGGAATACCCTGATTTACAACTACGGTCGCCGTGAAGTGAGTAATTTCCTGGTGGGCAATGCCTTGTATTGGGTTGAACGTTTTGGCATTGACGCGCTGCGTGTCGATGCGGTGGCGTCAATGATCTACCGCGACTACTCTCGTAAAGCGGGCGAGTGGATCCCCAACGAATTTGGCGGTCGCGAAAACCTCGAAGCAATTGAGTTTCTGCGCAACACCAACCGCGTGCTGGGCGAACAGGTACCGGGTGCGGTCACCATGGCGGAAGAGTCAACGGACTTCCCGGGCGTCTCGCGACCTTCTGACATGGGTGGGTTGGGCTTCTGGTTTAAGTGGAACTTAGGCTGGATGCACGACACCCTGGATTACATGAAGCTCGACCCGATTCATCGTCAATTCCATCACGACAAAATGACCTTCGGGATGCTGTACAACCACACCGAGAACTTCGTGTTACCGCTGTCGCATGACGAGGTGGTTCACGGTAAGAAATCGATTCTCGACCGCATGCCTGGCGATGCGTGGCAGAAGTTTGCCAACCTGCGCGCCTACTACGGCTGGCTGTTTGCCTTCCCGGGTAAAAAACTGCTGTTTATGGGCGACGAGTTTGCTCAGGGCCGTGAATGGAATTTTGACGGCAGTCTCGACTGGCATCTGCTGGAAGGGGGCGATAACTGGCATAACGGGGTACAGCGTCTGGTACGTGACCTCAACCATACCTATCGCCACCACAAAGCCATGCATGAGCTGGACTTCGATGAGTATGGCTTCGAATGGTTAGTGGTTGATGACCATGAGCGCTCGGTGTTTGCCTTTGTCCGCCGTGATAAAGCGGGCAACGAGATTATTGTGGTCAGCAACTTTACCCCGGTACTACGTCATGGCTATCGCTTCGGTATTAATCAGCCGGGCCGCTGGCGTGAAGTGCTCAATACCGACTCTGGCCACTATCACGGCAGCAATGCGGGTAATGGCGGTGAGGTACGTAGCGACGACATCGAAAGCCATGGCCGCGCGCAGTCGCTTAGCCTGACGCTGCCGCCGCTGTCGACCGTCTGGCTAGTTCGGGAAGGGGATTAA
- the glgX gene encoding glycogen debranching protein GlgX, translating into MHQLAEGKPAPLGASFDGEGVNFTLFSAHAQRVELCVFDDEGNETRHDLPARSGDIWHGYLPQARPGLRYGYRVHGPWEPHQGHRFNPTKLLLDPCCFSAEGEPLDDPHYHGGYDAPDVRDTAEIAPKSVVTCLEYDWQDDVAPRIAWGNTVIYEAHVKGLTYRHPGLPEEIRGTYKALSHLVMIDYFKRLGISALELLPVAHFADEPRLQQMGLKNYWGYNPLALFALSPRYASKPGQALNEFRDAVKALHKAGIEVILDVVLNHSAELDLHCQTLSLRGIDNRSYYWLRDDGDYQNWTGCGNTLNLSHPGVVEYARQCLRFWVDVCHVDGFRFDLASVMGRTPDYRQDAPLFNAIHQDPVLSTVKLIAEPWDIGAGGYQVGNFPPPFSEWNDRFRDGMRRFWLEESISLGEFAQRFAASSDIFQRQERHPSAAINLVTAHDGFTLRDCVSFNSKHNDANGEENRDGSNNNHSNNHGIEGLEGSPEVMAHRQASVQALLATLLLSQGTPMLLAGDEHGHSQQGNNNAYCQDNALTWLDWETADSALTDFTAALIHLRQQIPALTDDRWWQEGDGNVQWLNQDAQPLSAFEWQQGVRRIQILLSQHWLITLNATQNEASITLPEGEWRAVPPFTGEDTPVVMAVWHGPAHGVCVFQRS; encoded by the coding sequence ATGCATCAACTCGCTGAAGGAAAACCCGCGCCGCTGGGCGCAAGTTTTGATGGTGAAGGGGTGAATTTCACGCTCTTCTCCGCGCATGCTCAGCGAGTCGAGCTCTGTGTGTTTGATGATGAAGGCAATGAAACGCGCCACGACTTACCCGCGCGCAGCGGTGATATCTGGCATGGCTATTTGCCACAGGCGCGTCCCGGACTGCGTTACGGCTACCGCGTACACGGCCCATGGGAGCCGCATCAGGGGCACCGTTTTAATCCGACCAAGCTGCTGCTTGATCCATGTTGTTTCAGCGCCGAAGGCGAGCCGCTTGATGACCCGCATTATCATGGTGGTTACGACGCACCGGATGTTCGTGATACGGCGGAGATTGCGCCTAAATCGGTGGTCACTTGTCTGGAATATGATTGGCAGGATGACGTTGCGCCGCGCATTGCGTGGGGCAATACGGTCATCTACGAAGCACATGTGAAGGGGCTGACATACCGCCACCCGGGGCTGCCGGAAGAGATCCGGGGTACTTACAAAGCGCTCAGCCACCTGGTGATGATTGACTACTTTAAGCGACTGGGCATTAGCGCGCTGGAACTGTTGCCGGTGGCCCATTTTGCTGACGAACCACGCTTGCAGCAAATGGGGTTGAAAAACTACTGGGGTTACAACCCGCTGGCACTGTTTGCGCTGTCACCGCGTTATGCCAGCAAGCCTGGTCAGGCGCTGAATGAGTTTCGCGATGCGGTCAAAGCCCTGCACAAGGCCGGTATCGAGGTGATCCTCGACGTGGTGTTAAATCACAGCGCCGAGCTAGATCTGCATTGTCAGACCTTATCTCTGCGGGGGATCGATAACCGCAGCTATTATTGGTTAAGGGACGATGGCGATTATCAAAACTGGACGGGCTGCGGTAACACGCTGAACCTCAGCCACCCGGGCGTGGTTGAGTATGCCCGGCAGTGCCTGCGGTTTTGGGTTGATGTCTGCCATGTTGATGGTTTTCGCTTTGATTTAGCGTCGGTGATGGGCCGTACGCCGGACTATCGCCAGGATGCGCCGTTGTTTAACGCTATCCACCAAGACCCGGTGCTCTCCACGGTGAAGCTGATTGCTGAACCCTGGGATATTGGCGCTGGGGGCTATCAGGTCGGGAATTTCCCGCCGCCGTTTAGTGAATGGAATGACCGTTTCCGTGATGGTATGCGTCGCTTCTGGCTTGAGGAGTCGATATCGCTGGGTGAATTTGCCCAACGTTTCGCCGCCTCTAGCGACATCTTCCAGCGTCAGGAACGCCATCCCAGCGCTGCCATTAATCTGGTGACCGCACACGACGGATTCACCTTGCGTGACTGTGTCAGCTTCAACAGTAAACACAATGACGCCAACGGTGAAGAAAACCGCGATGGTAGCAACAATAACCATAGCAATAATCATGGTATAGAAGGATTGGAAGGGAGCCCTGAGGTTATGGCGCATCGGCAGGCAAGCGTTCAGGCGCTGCTGGCTACGCTGCTGTTATCACAGGGAACGCCAATGTTGCTGGCCGGTGACGAACACGGTCACAGCCAGCAAGGTAACAATAATGCCTATTGCCAGGACAACGCGTTGACCTGGCTTGATTGGGAAACTGCGGATTCTGCGCTCACCGACTTTACCGCCGCTCTCATTCATCTGCGCCAGCAAATCCCGGCGCTGACGGATGACCGCTGGTGGCAGGAGGGCGATGGCAACGTTCAGTGGCTGAATCAGGATGCACAACCGTTGTCTGCCTTCGAATGGCAGCAAGGCGTGCGCCGGATACAGATCCTGCTTTCCCAGCATTGGCTTATTACGCTCAACGCAACGCAAAACGAAGCAAGTATCACGTTACCCGAGGGGGAATGGCGCGCCGTTCCTCCGTTCACCGGAGAGGATACTCCGGTGGTCATGGCTGTCTGGCATGGGCCCGCGCACGGAGTGTGCGTATTTCAAAGGTCATAG
- the asd gene encoding aspartate-semialdehyde dehydrogenase encodes MKNVGFIGWRGMVGSVLMQRMVEERDFDAIRPVFFSTSQLGQAAPTFGSNGGGTLQDAYDLEALKALDIIVTCQGGDYTNEIYPKLRESGWQGYWIDAASSLRMDDSAIIILDPVNQQVITDGLNNGVKTFVGGNCTVSLMLMSLGGLFANDLVEWASVATYQAASGGGARHMRELLTQMGQLHHHVSGELSNPASAILDIERKVTTLTRSGDLAVDNFGVPLAGSLIPWIDKQLDNGQSREEWKGQAETNKILATSSVIPVDGLCVRVGALRCHSQAFTLKLKKDISISSVEELLAAHNPWAKVVPNDREITMRELTPAAVTGTLTTPVGRLRKLNMGPEYLSAFTVGDQLLWGAAEPLRRMLRQLA; translated from the coding sequence ATGAAAAATGTTGGTTTTATCGGCTGGCGCGGGATGGTCGGCTCTGTACTCATGCAACGCATGGTGGAAGAGCGCGATTTTGACGCCATTCGCCCGGTCTTCTTCTCCACTTCCCAGTTAGGGCAAGCTGCGCCAACCTTTGGCAGCAACGGTGGAGGTACGCTTCAGGACGCTTACGATCTTGAGGCGCTGAAGGCGCTCGACATTATTGTCACCTGTCAGGGCGGCGATTATACCAACGAAATCTACCCGAAGCTTCGTGAAAGCGGCTGGCAGGGTTACTGGATTGATGCGGCCTCTTCGCTGCGTATGGACGATAGCGCCATTATCATCCTCGACCCGGTAAACCAGCAAGTGATCACTGATGGTCTGAACAACGGCGTGAAGACCTTCGTTGGCGGTAACTGTACCGTCAGCCTGATGCTGATGTCCCTGGGCGGGCTATTTGCAAACGATCTGGTTGAGTGGGCCTCTGTGGCAACCTACCAGGCCGCTTCCGGCGGCGGCGCGCGCCACATGCGTGAACTGCTGACCCAAATGGGCCAATTGCACCATCATGTTTCCGGCGAGCTGTCTAACCCGGCTTCCGCAATCCTTGATATCGAACGTAAGGTGACCACCCTGACGCGCAGCGGTGACCTGGCGGTAGATAACTTTGGCGTTCCACTGGCGGGCAGCCTGATCCCATGGATCGACAAACAGCTCGATAACGGCCAGAGCCGCGAAGAGTGGAAAGGCCAGGCCGAGACCAACAAAATCCTCGCCACCTCGTCGGTTATCCCGGTTGATGGCCTCTGCGTACGCGTAGGCGCGCTGCGTTGCCACAGTCAGGCATTCACCCTGAAATTGAAAAAAGATATTTCCATAAGTTCTGTGGAAGAATTGCTGGCAGCACACAACCCGTGGGCAAAAGTGGTTCCAAACGACCGTGAAATCACCATGCGTGAATTAACGCCAGCAGCCGTCACCGGCACGCTGACCACGCCAGTCGGGCGCTTACGCAAGCTGAACATGGGGCCGGAATATCTGTCAGCGTTTACCGTTGGCGACCAGCTGCTGTGGGGTGCTGCGGAACCGCTGCGTCGTATGTTGCGCCAGCTGGCGTAA
- a CDS encoding YhgN family NAAT transporter, with product MSDIFSAAVLLILIMDPLGNLPIFMSVLKHTEPKRRKAIMIRELLIALLLMLIFLFAGEKILAFLNLRAETVSISGGIILFLIAIKMIFPSATGNSSGLPAGEEPFIVPLAIPLVAGPTLLATLMLLSHQYPNNLSHLVIALLIAWGGTVVILLQSSLFLRLLGEKGVNALERLMGLILVMMATQMFLDGIRMWMKG from the coding sequence ATGAGTGATATCTTTTCCGCCGCTGTTTTATTGATCCTGATTATGGATCCACTGGGTAATCTACCCATTTTCATGTCAGTGCTAAAACACACGGAACCCAAGCGCCGCAAGGCGATCATGATACGTGAGCTTTTAATCGCACTTCTACTCATGCTGATTTTCCTCTTCGCTGGCGAGAAGATTCTGGCGTTTTTAAACCTGCGCGCAGAGACGGTTTCTATCTCCGGCGGCATCATTTTATTCCTGATTGCCATTAAGATGATTTTCCCAAGTGCGACGGGAAATAGCTCCGGTCTGCCCGCGGGTGAAGAACCGTTTATTGTGCCGCTTGCCATTCCCTTAGTTGCCGGGCCGACGCTGCTGGCGACATTAATGCTGCTGTCGCATCAATATCCCAATAATTTGTCGCACCTGGTGATTGCGCTGCTGATTGCCTGGGGCGGTACGGTGGTGATTTTGCTGCAGTCGTCGCTGTTCTTGCGTCTGCTGGGTGAGAAAGGGGTGAACGCGTTAGAGCGTCTGATGGGATTAATTCTGGTGATGATGGCAACCCAGATGTTCCTGGATGGCATTCGGATGTGGATGAAAGGATAA
- the glgA gene encoding glycogen synthase GlgA, producing the protein MQVLHVCSEMFPLLKTGGLADVIGALPAAQIADGVDARVLLPAFPDIRRGIPDAKVVARRDTFAGHMTLLFGRFNGVGVYLIDAPHLYDRPGSPYHDGYQNAYADNVLRFALLGWVGCEMACGLDPFWRPDVVHAHDWHAGLAPAYLAARGRPAKSVFTVHNLAYQGLFYGHHMNEIQLPGEFFNMHGLEFHGQISFLKAGLYYADHITAVSPTYAREITEPQFAYGMEGLLRQRHREGRLSGILNGVDDTIWSPEKDLLLPASYSRDTLELKAENKRQLQVAMGLKVSDTAPLFAVVSRLTSQKGLDLVLEALPGLLEQGGQLALLGAGDPVLQQGFLAAAAEHPGQVGVQIGYHEAFSHRIIGGADVILVPSRFEPCGLTQLYGLKYGTLPLVRRTGGLADTVADSSLENLADGIASGFVFEDSNAWSLLRAIRRAFVLWSRPSLWRYVQRQAMNMDFSWQVAAHSYRELYQRLV; encoded by the coding sequence ATGCAGGTCTTACACGTTTGTTCTGAGATGTTCCCGTTATTAAAAACGGGTGGCCTTGCGGATGTCATTGGCGCGCTACCGGCAGCACAAATTGCTGATGGGGTTGACGCCCGCGTATTGTTACCGGCGTTCCCCGACATTCGTCGTGGGATCCCGGATGCCAAAGTTGTCGCCCGTCGCGACACTTTCGCCGGGCACATGACGCTGTTATTCGGCCGCTTTAACGGCGTCGGTGTTTATCTGATTGATGCGCCGCATCTCTACGATCGCCCGGGGAGCCCGTACCACGACGGCTACCAGAATGCCTACGCGGATAATGTGCTGCGCTTTGCGCTGCTGGGCTGGGTGGGCTGTGAAATGGCCTGTGGGCTGGATCCGTTCTGGCGCCCGGATGTCGTGCACGCGCACGACTGGCATGCAGGGCTTGCTCCGGCTTACCTGGCAGCGCGCGGTCGCCCGGCAAAATCGGTCTTTACCGTACACAACCTGGCGTATCAGGGATTGTTCTACGGCCACCATATGAATGAAATCCAGCTACCTGGAGAGTTCTTCAATATGCATGGCCTGGAGTTCCACGGACAGATCTCGTTTTTGAAAGCAGGGCTTTATTACGCCGATCATATCACCGCGGTTAGCCCAACCTACGCGCGGGAAATTACGGAACCACAGTTTGCGTATGGAATGGAAGGTTTGCTGCGTCAGCGCCACCGTGAAGGGCGGCTGTCGGGGATCCTCAATGGTGTGGATGACACTATCTGGAGTCCTGAAAAAGATCTGCTACTGCCAGCGAGCTACAGCCGCGATACGTTAGAGTTGAAGGCAGAAAACAAACGCCAGCTCCAGGTGGCGATGGGACTGAAAGTCAGCGACACCGCGCCGCTGTTTGCTGTGGTCAGCCGCCTGACCAGCCAGAAAGGGCTGGATCTGGTACTGGAAGCGCTGCCGGGCCTGCTGGAGCAGGGCGGTCAATTGGCGCTGCTGGGTGCAGGCGACCCGGTATTGCAGCAAGGTTTTCTTGCCGCCGCTGCGGAACATCCGGGGCAGGTCGGGGTACAGATTGGCTACCACGAAGCGTTCTCGCACCGAATTATTGGCGGCGCAGACGTTATCCTGGTGCCGAGTCGCTTTGAACCCTGCGGCTTAACGCAGCTTTATGGTCTGAAATACGGCACGCTGCCGCTGGTTCGCCGTACCGGTGGCCTGGCAGATACTGTTGCAGACAGTTCGCTGGAGAACCTGGCCGATGGCATTGCCAGCGGTTTTGTCTTCGAAGATAGCAACGCCTGGTCGCTGCTCAGGGCTATCCGACGTGCTTTCGTATTATGGTCTCGTCCTTCACTCTGGCGCTATGTTCAGCGTCAGGCGATGAATATGGATTTTAGCTGGCAGGTTGCCGCGCACTCTTATCGCGAGCTGTATCAACGCCTGGTCTAA
- the gntU gene encoding gluconate transporter, producing the protein MTTLTLVLTAVGSVLLLLFLVMKARMHAFLALMVVSIGAGLFSGMPLIKIAETMEKGMGGTLGFLAIVVALGAMFGKILHETGAVDQIAVKMLKSFGHSRAHYAIGLAGLICALPLFFEVAIVLLISVAFSMARHTGTNLVKLVIPLFAGVAAAAAFLVPGPAPMLLASQMHADFGWMILIGLCAAIPGMLIAGPLWGNFISRYVELNIPEDVTEPHLGEGKMPSFGFSLALILLPLVLVGLKTVAARFVPVGSETYQWFEFIGHPFTAILIACLVAIYGLAFRQGMEKDKVMAICGAALQPAGIILLVIGAGGVFKQVLVDSGVGPALGEALTGMGLPIALTCFILAAAVRIIQGSATVACLTAVGLVMPVIEQLHYNGAQLAALSICIGGGSIVVSHVNDAGFWLFGKFTGATEAQTLKTWTMMETILGTVGAIVGMVAFTLLS; encoded by the coding sequence GTGACAACTTTAACGCTCGTTTTAACCGCAGTGGGTTCTGTTTTACTGCTGCTGTTTTTGGTCATGAAGGCGCGTATGCACGCCTTCCTGGCATTGATGGTGGTTTCTATTGGTGCAGGCCTGTTCTCCGGTATGCCGTTGATTAAAATCGCGGAAACTATGGAGAAAGGCATGGGCGGCACGCTAGGGTTCCTGGCGATTGTCGTTGCTTTAGGCGCAATGTTCGGCAAGATTCTGCATGAGACCGGCGCGGTCGATCAGATTGCCGTCAAGATGCTGAAATCGTTTGGTCACAGCCGCGCACACTACGCGATTGGCCTGGCCGGTCTTATCTGTGCGCTGCCGCTGTTCTTTGAAGTGGCTATCGTGCTGCTGATTAGCGTAGCGTTCTCCATGGCACGCCACACAGGTACCAATCTGGTTAAGCTGGTGATCCCACTGTTTGCCGGCGTAGCAGCAGCTGCTGCGTTCCTGGTACCGGGTCCAGCGCCGATGCTGCTGGCATCCCAGATGCACGCTGACTTTGGCTGGATGATTCTGATTGGCCTGTGTGCCGCGATCCCGGGCATGTTGATTGCCGGGCCGCTGTGGGGCAACTTTATCAGCCGTTACGTTGAGCTGAATATTCCTGAAGACGTCACCGAGCCGCACCTGGGCGAGGGCAAAATGCCATCCTTCGGCTTTAGCCTCGCGCTGATCCTGCTGCCGCTGGTGCTGGTGGGTCTGAAAACCGTCGCTGCGCGTTTCGTGCCGGTGGGGTCAGAAACCTATCAGTGGTTTGAATTTATCGGCCACCCGTTCACCGCGATCCTGATTGCCTGCCTGGTGGCTATCTATGGTCTGGCGTTCCGTCAGGGCATGGAAAAAGACAAAGTGATGGCGATTTGCGGCGCGGCGCTGCAGCCTGCGGGGATTATTCTGCTGGTGATTGGTGCCGGTGGCGTGTTCAAACAGGTGCTGGTGGATTCAGGCGTTGGCCCGGCATTGGGTGAAGCCCTGACCGGGATGGGTCTGCCGATTGCGCTGACCTGCTTCATCCTGGCAGCGGCAGTACGTATTATTCAGGGTTCTGCCACGGTTGCCTGTTTGACCGCAGTGGGTCTGGTGATGCCGGTTATTGAACAACTGCATTACAATGGCGCTCAGCTTGCAGCACTGTCTATTTGTATCGGTGGCGGCTCTATCGTCGTCAGCCACGTGAACGACGCTGGCTTCTGGTTGTTCGGTAAATTTACCGGCGCGACCGAAGCACAAACCCTGAAAACCTGGACCATGATGGAAACCATCCTCGGTACGGTTGGCGCGATTGTCGGTATGGTGGCGTTTACGTTATTAAGCTGA